A window of the Parabacteroides merdae ATCC 43184 genome harbors these coding sequences:
- a CDS encoding porin family protein, producing MKDKERDIFDDLFRSKLQDFEADTMPGDWEAIADRLPVKKSVPFRRTLRYWGAAAVISLLVVTGGVYVFNRDREHLPIAETIRKETEAVENRLTERSESVTPAVVASKPVDRMAKRAVAQVTAVTTSRSDITVDEVVLSPEEDCDTVVVISSKISEASEAIAVTETATLTGTHFLFADAAPVKTEEKKVRAKRWSFGMGGGSVSAGTSNSLNAYALKNTLMTDQELLQLNSPYFNSQSPKTNIRHKTPVSIGLGVSYSINDRFSLQSGLNYTFLSSEWETGAIYHGETKQKLHFIGIPLSLSYKIAEWKRIQFYAAAGAMTEINVAGKLNAKIFVENNEIRHEKKHIRMKEWMWSVNARAGASYPLLRFLSVYAEVGAGYYFDNGSDIETIRSEKPFNVNLQAGFRFGF from the coding sequence ATGAAGGATAAGGAAAGAGATATATTTGACGATTTGTTCCGTTCGAAGTTGCAAGACTTTGAAGCGGATACGATGCCGGGTGATTGGGAGGCAATAGCTGACCGTTTGCCGGTTAAAAAATCTGTCCCTTTCCGGCGGACTTTACGCTATTGGGGGGCTGCTGCTGTTATTTCTTTATTGGTTGTAACAGGAGGAGTCTATGTTTTTAACCGCGACCGGGAACATCTGCCTATAGCCGAAACGATACGGAAAGAAACCGAGGCTGTTGAAAACAGGCTGACTGAACGATCCGAATCGGTGACACCAGCAGTCGTCGCTTCCAAGCCGGTTGACCGGATGGCAAAACGTGCTGTTGCGCAAGTTACGGCCGTAACTACGTCCCGGTCGGATATAACTGTAGACGAAGTTGTCCTTTCGCCAGAAGAAGATTGTGATACTGTTGTAGTGATTTCTTCTAAAATATCCGAAGCGTCCGAAGCGATAGCGGTGACCGAGACGGCAACGCTGACCGGAACACACTTTTTATTTGCGGATGCAGCGCCTGTGAAAACAGAAGAAAAGAAAGTACGGGCGAAAAGATGGAGTTTCGGAATGGGAGGTGGTAGCGTGAGTGCTGGAACATCTAATTCATTAAATGCCTATGCTTTGAAGAATACGTTGATGACGGATCAGGAACTGTTGCAATTGAATTCCCCGTATTTCAATAGTCAATCTCCGAAAACAAATATTCGCCATAAGACACCAGTTTCGATCGGATTAGGTGTCAGTTATTCTATAAATGACCGTTTTTCCCTCCAGTCTGGTTTAAATTATACATTCCTTTCTTCCGAATGGGAGACCGGAGCTATATATCATGGTGAGACGAAACAGAAGTTACATTTTATTGGAATTCCTCTTTCTTTGTCCTATAAAATAGCAGAATGGAAGCGTATTCAATTTTATGCAGCGGCGGGGGCCATGACCGAGATTAATGTTGCTGGTAAGTTGAATGCCAAAATATTTGTGGAAAACAATGAAATCCGTCACGAGAAGAAGCATATCCGTATGAAAGAATGGATGTGGTCTGTGAATGCCCGGGCCGGTGCCAGCTATCCGTTGCTCCGTTTCTTAAGTGTTTATGCGGAGGTGGGAGCCGGTTATTATTTCGATAACGGAAGCGATATTGAGACGATCCGTTCCGAGAAACCGTTTAATGTGAATTTGCAGGCGGGTTTCCGTTTCGGTTTTTGA
- a CDS encoding type II toxin-antitoxin system HipA family toxin produces MKKLYVFADFDWLKEPRLVGELSYESLRGSDSYGFCYSNEWLKDYGSLFLSDDLNNYPGQQYTALGKDIFGCFSDALPDRWGRTLINRREQILAKDEKRPVRRLSSFDYLIGIEDFSRMGGFRFKESMDGNYINASETLRIPPLTDIRELIAASSEIEKSEEEDQLPEMRWIAQLVQPGSSLGGARPKASVLDENKNLCIAKFPSRKDDYDAGLWEHFSHLLAKKTGINAAETRVISTNDKYHTLLSRRFDRREDGKRIHFASAMTLLGLNDGANANTGNGYLDIVDFIIQNCTNVEDNLKELYRRVAFNICIGNTDDHFRNHGFLLTVKGWTLSPAYDMNPTLNEYQSLLINSYTNKSDLKELLDSCEEYMIPEDTAGQIIAEVLNAVMEWRTLATKLEIAKSEQERFAAVFEKQIL; encoded by the coding sequence ATGAAAAAACTTTATGTATTTGCCGATTTCGATTGGCTGAAAGAACCAAGGCTTGTTGGAGAGCTAAGTTACGAATCACTTCGTGGCTCTGACAGCTATGGATTTTGTTATAGTAATGAGTGGTTGAAGGACTATGGTAGTCTGTTTCTTAGTGATGATTTGAACAATTATCCTGGTCAGCAGTACACGGCTCTCGGCAAGGATATTTTCGGATGCTTTTCGGATGCTCTTCCAGACAGGTGGGGACGTACATTGATAAATCGCAGGGAGCAGATTCTGGCAAAGGATGAAAAACGCCCGGTGCGTAGGCTTTCTTCGTTTGACTATCTTATAGGGATTGAAGACTTTTCTCGTATGGGAGGTTTCCGTTTCAAAGAATCCATGGATGGAAACTATATTAATGCAAGTGAAACCTTGCGCATTCCTCCATTGACAGACATACGTGAGTTGATTGCAGCCAGTTCTGAAATAGAGAAAAGCGAAGAAGAGGATCAGCTTCCTGAAATGCGATGGATTGCACAGTTGGTGCAGCCAGGCTCTTCTCTTGGTGGTGCACGTCCAAAAGCAAGTGTGCTTGATGAAAACAAGAATCTTTGTATAGCAAAGTTTCCGTCCCGTAAGGATGATTATGATGCAGGTCTTTGGGAACATTTTTCGCATCTTTTGGCAAAAAAAACTGGGATCAATGCAGCGGAAACAAGAGTAATCTCTACAAATGATAAATATCATACTTTGCTTTCCAGACGATTTGACAGACGAGAAGATGGTAAACGTATACACTTTGCTTCAGCCATGACACTTTTGGGGTTGAATGATGGAGCTAATGCCAATACAGGCAATGGCTATTTGGATATTGTTGATTTTATCATTCAAAACTGTACCAATGTGGAAGATAATCTGAAAGAGCTGTATCGTAGAGTGGCGTTCAACATTTGTATTGGTAACACAGATGATCATTTCCGTAATCATGGTTTCCTTCTGACTGTCAAGGGATGGACTCTGTCACCGGCATATGATATGAATCCTACCTTAAACGAATATCAGAGTCTGTTGATTAACAGCTATACCAATAAATCGGATTTGAAAGAATTGTTGGATTCTTGTGAAGAGTATATGATTCCGGAAGATACTGCCGGGCAAATCATCGCTGAGGTGCTGAATGCAGTTATGGAATGGAGAACATTAGCTACGAAATTGGAAATTGCGAAAAGTGAGCAGGAACGTTTTGCTGCGGTTTTTGAGAAGCAAATACTATAG
- a CDS encoding MotA/TolQ/ExbB proton channel family protein: MTEIEFKWLTEPLAVLLTGKGVFIVSIVIAVIFGFIYYKNRSRQLLNSLPGLFTSLGLLGTFVAICNSLGDINQDSLEIDTIIRNLVPAFTSSIAGLISAFIATAGCKIWYSYEDRKLEKKINLQTPEECLYNLTLLSTTTNKSLSRISQQLVEQSAKNEEYNERLNTTISQQSKILEQFINDFVKRMDDIFTKMHGQIEQNIKDFGEEQFKKCADTLEALTDKMSSLSKGLLEEQKTNVQQMIAGTNTELQSVSSNVTVQITSLCTRMTSALANLRSSQDEKLTSIVENYNALSEKLASQNSDFAEKMNAQFNAEYEKIQEQNTNSLQQMVDLKDAYAEVNQEMLQSSTSMNREVSAELRNSLSTFVTDLQKTVTDEVNALSSAIVTNVEALERSYAYISDHVRNIKGNYESAAQAYIDAVNNAHRMNESQENMLSTINDSMKHVVHTNEKVDEVIAVIEERQERIENLISHINEISTTIETLQKLESQLNRITNK, encoded by the coding sequence ATGACTGAAATTGAATTCAAATGGTTAACTGAACCTCTCGCTGTTTTACTAACAGGTAAAGGGGTGTTTATTGTGAGTATTGTAATAGCTGTAATTTTTGGATTTATATACTATAAGAATAGATCTAGACAGTTGCTGAATAGCTTACCAGGACTGTTTACATCTTTAGGTCTTTTGGGAACATTCGTGGCTATCTGTAATTCATTAGGCGACATCAACCAGGACTCACTTGAAATAGATACCATAATTCGAAATTTGGTACCTGCCTTTACATCTTCTATCGCAGGTCTTATTTCTGCGTTTATCGCAACAGCAGGATGTAAGATATGGTATTCATATGAAGACCGGAAATTGGAAAAGAAAATTAACCTACAAACACCTGAAGAGTGTTTGTATAATCTTACCCTGTTGTCAACTACAACAAATAAATCTCTATCAAGGATTTCACAGCAACTTGTAGAACAAAGTGCCAAAAATGAAGAATATAATGAACGACTCAATACTACTATTAGTCAGCAAAGTAAGATTCTTGAGCAATTTATCAATGACTTTGTAAAGAGAATGGATGATATCTTTACTAAGATGCATGGTCAGATTGAACAGAATATTAAGGATTTCGGTGAAGAGCAGTTCAAGAAATGTGCAGATACTCTTGAGGCTTTGACAGATAAAATGTCTTCACTCTCTAAAGGTCTGCTTGAAGAGCAAAAGACTAATGTCCAGCAAATGATTGCAGGGACCAATACAGAGTTACAGTCTGTATCTAGCAATGTGACAGTACAAATCACATCACTCTGTACTCGAATGACTTCTGCATTGGCTAATTTACGTTCTAGCCAGGATGAAAAATTGACTTCTATCGTTGAAAACTATAATGCTTTGTCAGAGAAATTGGCTAGTCAGAACTCAGATTTCGCTGAAAAGATGAATGCACAATTTAATGCTGAATATGAAAAGATTCAGGAACAAAATACAAACAGCTTGCAACAGATGGTTGATTTGAAGGATGCTTATGCTGAAGTAAATCAAGAAATGCTTCAAAGCAGTACATCTATGAATCGTGAAGTAAGTGCTGAATTACGCAATTCTCTTTCTACATTCGTAACGGACTTACAGAAGACTGTTACTGACGAAGTTAATGCCCTCAGTTCAGCAATTGTCACAAATGTAGAAGCATTAGAAAGGAGTTATGCATACATCAGTGATCATGTTCGAAATATTAAGGGCAACTATGAGAGTGCAGCTCAAGCATATATTGATGCCGTAAATAATGCTCATAGGATGAATGAGAGTCAAGAAAATATGCTTTCGACCATTAATGATAGTATGAAGCATGTTGTCCACACAAATGAAAAGGTGGATGAAGTCATTGCTGTAATAGAAGAAAGACAAGAACGTATAGAGAACCTGATTTCTCACATCAATGAAATCAGCACAACAATTGAGACTCTTCAGAAACTTGAAAGTCAACTTAATAGAATCACCAACAAATGA
- a CDS encoding RNA polymerase sigma factor, translating to MTEKQLIEGCRNGERLAQKELYETYSRKMMGVCLRYVSDRETARDLLQDGFVKVFTSMDSYSGLGSFEGWMRKIFVNCALEYLRKSDVLREAVDLDNTVELVHPDSSAISDMSAVELMKLVQELPAGFRTVFNLFAIEGYSHKEISEMMNITESTSRSQFTRAKQLLQRRIHELY from the coding sequence ATGACGGAGAAACAACTGATAGAGGGTTGTAGGAATGGGGAAAGGCTGGCTCAGAAGGAGCTATACGAAACGTATTCCCGTAAAATGATGGGAGTTTGTCTGCGTTATGTTAGCGACAGGGAAACTGCCCGTGATTTGCTACAGGATGGTTTTGTGAAAGTCTTCACCAGTATGGATTCTTATTCGGGACTTGGGTCGTTTGAGGGGTGGATGCGAAAGATCTTTGTCAATTGTGCGTTGGAGTATTTGCGCAAATCGGATGTTTTGCGTGAAGCAGTCGATCTGGATAATACGGTGGAGTTGGTTCATCCAGATAGTTCTGCTATATCCGATATGTCGGCAGTCGAGTTGATGAAACTTGTGCAGGAGCTTCCTGCTGGTTTTCGTACAGTGTTTAATCTGTTTGCAATAGAAGGTTATTCACATAAGGAGATTAGCGAGATGATGAATATAACGGAGAGTACATCCCGGTCGCAGTTCACGCGTGCCAAACAATTATTGCAACGCAGGATTCATGAATTGTATTGA
- a CDS encoding BFO_2992 family lipoprotein, whose protein sequence is MKKLKVLGLAAIAAGMFSLTSCLDGGGNTQQLSSYAIVDYSSTMRTLIYPLGYYPLYVATIANDPTYRAGDCVLANFTVDFDSADNANASTNGFYVATGAASSPLAKYDLSYSPLDSMALDNELLLSGSESALLFSNNYKRIVVIPTFTSVLTDQKNTYIMSMDSNQEPETVDGTDRVYTLCLRAQKREEGKAPTISNAMDPIAVEGGTLYSMLKGKESAAGKKIVSYRVKYPLTFNADSTKIATWGYSKISQFSIEEATN, encoded by the coding sequence ATGAAGAAACTTAAAGTTTTAGGGTTAGCAGCAATCGCTGCGGGTATGTTTTCGTTAACCTCTTGTTTGGACGGCGGCGGTAATACACAGCAACTTTCAAGTTATGCTATAGTCGATTATTCTTCTACGATGAGAACTCTGATTTATCCATTGGGCTATTATCCGTTGTATGTCGCTACAATTGCAAATGATCCGACTTATAGGGCTGGAGATTGTGTGTTGGCTAATTTTACGGTCGATTTTGATTCGGCGGATAATGCGAATGCCAGTACAAATGGTTTTTATGTGGCGACAGGAGCTGCTTCTTCTCCATTAGCAAAATATGATTTGAGTTATTCTCCATTGGACTCAATGGCATTAGATAATGAATTGCTTTTGTCTGGTTCCGAAAGTGCATTGTTATTTTCTAATAATTATAAGAGAATCGTTGTTATTCCTACTTTTACATCTGTGTTGACGGATCAGAAGAACACATATATAATGTCGATGGATTCTAATCAAGAACCTGAAACTGTTGATGGAACGGACCGTGTTTATACGTTGTGCTTACGTGCTCAAAAGCGGGAAGAAGGGAAAGCACCAACCATTAGCAATGCTATGGACCCGATCGCTGTTGAAGGAGGTACATTATATTCTATGTTGAAAGGAAAAGAATCAGCAGCAGGGAAGAAGATTGTAAGTTATCGTGTGAAGTATCCTTTGACATTCAACGCAGATTCGACAAAGATAGCGACTTGGGGGTATTCTAAAATTTCTCAATTCTCGATTGAGGAAGCTACAAATTAA
- a CDS encoding glycoside hydrolase family 10 protein: protein MRKYCLSLLLLFLTLVSNAVEPPKREIRGVWLTTVYGLDWPHNPATTETGRKAQQRDVCDILDRLQDANFNTVFLQVRMRGDVIWRSAIEPASKTFSGKYGMMPGYDPLAFVVDECHKRGMECHAWFVTFPLGTDKSVKEQGKLSVVRRQPKLCKRHNGEWYLDPGVPGTSDYVLSLVKELVNGYDIDGIHFDYIRYPEQAKSFPDKNLYNKYGKKRPLAEWRRENINKMVYRIYDWVKSVKPWIQVSSSPLGKYNRIERVPNAGWTAYESVFQDPKMWMQNGKQDMIVPMMYYLHDNFFPFVDNWVDNCNGRLVVPGLGAYRMLKEEADWTVNDITDQIDYSRYYGGAGCTFFRCANILDNTKGIYDELKDKYYKYPAQLPPLSWLDDTVPAAPEEIRVKKEGNELKLSWQKPDSEKDVLTYTVYYSLTDSINPTSARNILMTGIRDTSIYLPVDTTSERGYIFSVSSSTRYHIESVLSKETYYYLSKYPK, encoded by the coding sequence ATGAGAAAGTATTGCTTGTCGTTATTGCTCTTGTTCCTGACATTGGTTTCGAATGCAGTCGAACCTCCCAAGCGTGAGATTCGGGGAGTGTGGCTGACAACTGTCTATGGTCTGGACTGGCCACATAATCCGGCAACGACGGAGACGGGGCGAAAGGCGCAACAACGCGATGTCTGTGACATTCTGGACCGTTTGCAGGATGCGAATTTCAATACTGTTTTTTTGCAGGTCCGTATGCGTGGCGACGTCATCTGGCGTTCGGCTATTGAACCGGCAAGCAAAACTTTCTCTGGAAAATATGGAATGATGCCGGGATATGATCCGCTGGCTTTCGTGGTCGACGAATGCCACAAACGGGGGATGGAATGCCATGCTTGGTTTGTAACTTTCCCGCTAGGCACGGACAAGAGTGTGAAAGAACAGGGAAAGCTCTCGGTTGTCAGGCGCCAGCCGAAACTCTGCAAGCGTCATAACGGCGAATGGTATTTAGACCCCGGCGTTCCTGGAACTTCCGACTATGTGTTGTCTTTAGTAAAGGAGTTGGTGAACGGATACGATATCGACGGCATCCATTTCGATTATATCCGCTATCCGGAACAGGCAAAATCTTTCCCGGATAAAAACTTGTATAATAAATATGGTAAGAAACGCCCGCTGGCAGAATGGCGCCGGGAGAATATCAATAAGATGGTTTACCGCATTTATGACTGGGTGAAATCGGTAAAGCCTTGGATACAGGTCAGCAGTTCGCCGCTCGGCAAGTATAACCGCATCGAACGTGTTCCGAACGCCGGATGGACGGCTTATGAAAGTGTCTTCCAGGATCCGAAAATGTGGATGCAGAACGGGAAGCAGGATATGATCGTCCCGATGATGTATTACCTGCATGATAACTTTTTCCCGTTTGTTGACAATTGGGTAGATAACTGCAACGGACGCCTTGTTGTTCCCGGATTGGGCGCGTACCGGATGTTGAAAGAAGAGGCAGACTGGACCGTCAACGATATAACGGATCAGATCGACTACAGCCGTTATTACGGAGGGGCCGGCTGTACATTCTTCCGTTGTGCGAATATCCTTGACAATACGAAAGGGATATACGATGAGTTGAAGGATAAATATTATAAATATCCGGCACAACTTCCTCCTTTGTCCTGGTTGGACGATACGGTTCCTGCAGCCCCGGAAGAAATACGGGTGAAAAAGGAAGGGAATGAGTTGAAGCTCTCCTGGCAGAAACCGGATTCGGAAAAGGACGTGTTGACTTATACCGTCTATTATTCGCTGACGGATTCGATCAATCCGACATCCGCCCGAAATATCTTGATGACAGGAATCCGGGATACCTCCATCTATCTGCCTGTCGATACGACTTCGGAGCGGGGATATATATTTTCCGTTTCATCTTCCACTCGCTATCATATAGAAAGCGTGCTATCGAAAGAAACCTATTATTATCTTTCTAAATATCCTAAATAA
- a CDS encoding LolA family protein, whose protein sequence is MKRDNKIKVCRILAVVFLCFWTISGVRVLAQNATSILDKAASAYEDSNGLTAYFTMQTRSDVQKVSESFDGTVDIKGDKFVLKTPDMITWFDGTTQWSFVERNEEVNVSTPTGEELQATNPTLLLRSYEKGFTAKYKGESTSPSGKAAHDIELVPKKKSDIVRVELQIEKFSGLPASIAVFSKNGISSTIRISKMKTGVNQPDSYFVFNEKDYPDAEIIDLR, encoded by the coding sequence ATGAAAAGAGATAATAAAATAAAAGTTTGCCGCATTTTGGCTGTTGTTTTCCTGTGTTTTTGGACTATATCCGGTGTGAGGGTATTGGCACAGAACGCTACGTCCATTTTGGATAAGGCTGCTTCTGCTTATGAAGATTCTAACGGCTTGACTGCTTACTTTACGATGCAGACACGTTCGGATGTGCAGAAAGTGTCGGAAAGCTTTGATGGTACGGTCGATATTAAAGGTGATAAATTCGTACTGAAGACTCCTGATATGATCACTTGGTTTGATGGAACGACACAATGGTCGTTTGTCGAGCGTAATGAGGAAGTCAATGTTTCCACCCCGACCGGCGAGGAGTTGCAGGCTACGAATCCGACCCTGTTGCTCCGTTCCTATGAAAAAGGATTTACCGCTAAATATAAGGGCGAGAGCACGTCTCCGAGCGGCAAAGCTGCTCATGATATCGAGCTGGTTCCTAAAAAGAAAAGCGATATCGTACGGGTGGAGCTCCAGATAGAGAAGTTTTCCGGTCTTCCGGCTTCGATCGCCGTTTTTTCAAAGAATGGGATCAGCAGTACGATCCGTATCAGCAAAATGAAAACGGGAGTAAACCAACCGGATAGCTATTTTGTTTTTAACGAAAAAGACTATCCTGATGCTGAAATAATAGATTTGAGGTGA
- the trxB gene encoding thioredoxin-disulfide reductase, translating to MNTTQNEKVRCLIIGSGPAGYTAAIYASRANLSPVLYEGIQPGGQLTTTTEVENFPGYPEGVTGTELMEDLRKQAARFGADIRVGIATETDLSAAPYKVTIDGEKVIETETLIISTGATAKYLGLPDEQKYAGMGVSACATCDGFFYRKKVVAVVGGGDTACEEALYLSSLAKQVYLIVRKPYLRASKVMQERVLNTPNITVLFEHNTIGLFGEDGVEGAHLVKRMGEPDEEKVDIAIDGFFLAIGHTPNSKIFKPWVETDEVGYIKTVPGTPKTRVPGVFAAGDVADPHYRQAITAAGSGCAAAIEAERYLSEIGK from the coding sequence ATGAATACAACTCAGAATGAAAAAGTTCGTTGCCTGATTATCGGTTCAGGCCCTGCCGGTTATACTGCGGCTATCTATGCTTCACGTGCAAATCTGTCCCCTGTCCTCTACGAAGGCATTCAGCCGGGCGGACAGCTTACGACTACTACCGAAGTAGAGAATTTTCCCGGTTATCCCGAAGGCGTTACCGGTACGGAACTGATGGAAGACTTGCGGAAGCAGGCTGCCCGTTTCGGTGCTGATATCCGCGTTGGCATTGCGACTGAGACAGATTTGTCTGCTGCTCCCTATAAAGTGACGATTGACGGTGAGAAAGTGATTGAGACGGAAACGCTGATCATCTCGACCGGTGCGACTGCCAAATATTTAGGATTGCCGGATGAGCAGAAATATGCCGGAATGGGTGTTTCGGCTTGTGCGACTTGCGACGGTTTTTTCTATCGTAAGAAAGTGGTGGCTGTTGTAGGAGGTGGTGATACGGCTTGTGAAGAAGCACTTTATCTGTCCAGCTTGGCAAAACAAGTGTATCTGATTGTCCGCAAACCGTATTTGCGTGCATCCAAAGTCATGCAGGAACGTGTCCTGAACACTCCGAATATCACGGTCTTGTTCGAGCATAACACGATCGGTCTTTTCGGTGAAGACGGTGTCGAAGGTGCACATCTGGTAAAACGGATGGGTGAACCGGACGAAGAAAAGGTGGATATAGCAATTGACGGGTTCTTCTTGGCTATCGGTCATACTCCGAATTCCAAGATATTCAAACCCTGGGTCGAAACAGACGAGGTTGGCTATATTAAGACGGTTCCGGGTACGCCGAAGACAAGAGTGCCGGGGGTATTTGCTGCCGGAGACGTGGCTGATCCACATTATCGCCAAGCCATTACGGCTGCAGGTAGCGGTTGTGCGGCTGCAATCGAGGCGGAACGCTATTTGTCGGAGATTGGAAAATAA
- a CDS encoding glycerophosphodiester phosphodiesterase: MKHLKLSLLFLLCVLMAVPVSAKRKTKVIAHRGYWKTEGAAQNSIRSLERANEIKVYGSEFDVHLTADNVPVVYHDRKIEGKDIQTASYAELKDLKLSNGETLPTLEQYLDRAKKLKKTKLIFELKSHATPLRDREAAKIVVDMVNGKKLTKRTEYIAFSLEAAKELHRLSPKTPVYYLNGDLSPKQLKELGFAGLDYNYKVMQKHPEWFVEAKDLKLKINVWTVNDPQVMEEMIEKRVDFLTTDYPEEAQKAVHLYR; this comes from the coding sequence ATGAAACACTTGAAACTCTCTCTTCTTTTTCTTTTGTGTGTACTGATGGCGGTTCCCGTGTCGGCTAAAAGAAAGACAAAGGTGATCGCTCATCGCGGTTATTGGAAAACGGAAGGGGCCGCCCAAAACTCTATTCGTTCGTTGGAGCGGGCGAATGAGATCAAAGTATACGGTTCCGAGTTTGACGTACACCTGACAGCTGATAATGTCCCGGTTGTGTACCATGACCGTAAAATAGAAGGAAAGGATATCCAGACGGCCTCCTATGCGGAGCTGAAAGATCTGAAACTTTCGAACGGCGAAACGCTTCCGACGTTGGAACAGTATTTGGACAGGGCGAAGAAGCTGAAAAAGACCAAGCTGATTTTCGAATTGAAATCCCATGCGACTCCCCTGCGGGATCGGGAAGCGGCAAAGATTGTAGTCGACATGGTGAATGGTAAGAAATTGACGAAACGCACCGAATATATCGCTTTCAGTTTGGAAGCCGCAAAGGAGCTTCACCGTCTGTCCCCGAAGACTCCAGTCTACTACCTGAACGGCGACTTGTCTCCGAAACAGTTGAAAGAACTCGGTTTTGCCGGTCTCGACTATAATTATAAGGTGATGCAGAAACATCCGGAATGGTTTGTTGAAGCAAAAGATCTGAAACTGAAAATCAATGTCTGGACGGTCAATGATCCTCAGGTGATGGAAGAGATGATCGAGAAGCGTGTGGACTTTCTGACTACCGACTATCCCGAAGAAGCGCAAAAAGCAGTACATTTGTACCGCTGA
- a CDS encoding helix-turn-helix domain-containing protein produces the protein MTKSTMGTKLPRKLEQKMKIVGEQIRLARLRRNLSIAQVAERATCSPLTVSRIEKGVPTVAIGIYLRVLYALQLDDDLLLLAKEDAMGKALQDLSLKKRERASKKE, from the coding sequence ATGACAAAAAGTACAATGGGTACCAAGTTGCCAAGGAAATTGGAGCAGAAGATGAAGATAGTCGGTGAGCAGATCAGGCTGGCCAGACTGCGTAGAAATCTCAGTATTGCTCAGGTTGCCGAACGTGCCACCTGTTCACCTCTTACGGTTTCACGCATAGAGAAAGGTGTACCGACAGTGGCAATAGGCATTTATCTTAGGGTGCTTTATGCACTTCAGCTGGATGATGATCTTCTTCTGCTTGCAAAAGAAGATGCAATGGGAAAGGCCTTGCAGGATTTGAGTCTTAAGAAACGAGAAAGAGCATCCAAAAAAGAATAA